A segment of the Natrinema salaciae genome:
GACGCCGTCCTCTTCGCGCTCGGACTGGCCCGCACCCGCGGGATCCGCGCCGAGAAACTGACCGACCTCATCTACAACCCCGGTCACGAGGACGGCGGTAGCTCCGGGGGGCCTCGCGAGGCCACCGTCGAGGTGATCCTCGACAACTCCGACGGCACCCTCGAGCGATCGCAGGTCGTCAACGCCGCGGGGAGCGAGGACGTCGGCGACGTGGACGAGATTCGCATCCGTCGCCGCGTCAAGGAAACCGAGGACAACTACTACTCCTACTACTATCTGAACGACCGCTCGGTCAACCTCTCGGACATTCAGGATCTGCTCGCACAGGCCGGGATCACGCCGGAGGGTTACAACGTCGTCATGCAGGGCGACGTCACCGAGATCATCAACATGACGCCCCACGCCCGTCGGGAGATCATCGACGAGATCGCGGGCGTCGCGGAGTTCGACGCCAAGAAGGAAGACGCCTTCGGGGAACTCGAGACGGTGCAGGAACGGATCGACGAGGCGGAACTCCGCATCGAGGAGAAACGCGACCGGCTCGACCAGCTCGCGGACGAGCGCCGGGAGGCGATGCGCTACCGCCGGCTCCGCCGCGAGAAAGACGAGTACGAGGGCTACAAGAAGGCCAGCGAGCTCGAGGAGAAACGCGCCGCGCTCGAGTCGGTCGAGACCGAAGTCGACGACCTCGCCGACGAGCTTCGGGAGCTCCAGCGGGAGCTCGACGAACGCGAGGGGAAAGTCGTCCGCTTACAGGAGGACCTCGAGGACCTGAACGCGGAGATCGAGCGCAAGGGCGAGGACGAGCAGCTCCGGATCAAAAGCGAGATCGAGGAGATCAAAGGCGACATCTCGCGGCTCGAGGACAAGATCGAGACCAGCGAGGAGGCGATCGAGGACGCCGAGGCGAAGCGCCGCGAGGCCTTCGTCCAGATCGACCGGAAACAGGAGACGATCGACGACCTCGACGACGAGATGCGCGAACACAAGCTCGAGAAGGCCTCGATCAAGGGCGAAATTCAGGAACGCGAGGCCGAACGCGACGACCTCGAGGCCGAAATCGAGGCCGTCGACACGGAGTTCGACGAGCTCAAGGCCGAACTCGCCGAGCGCAAGGACGACCTCGAGGAAGCGAAGACCGAAAAGAACGACCTGCAACGCGAGCAGGACCGCCTGCTCGACGAAGCGCGACGGCGCTCGAACAACATCGACGAGACGGCGGCGACGATCGAGGAGCGGCGCGAGGAGCTCCCCGAGATCGAGAGCCAGCGGAGCGACCTCGAGCGCGAACTCGAGAAGGCCGAACGGAACCGGCAGAACATCGCCGAGGTCGTCGACGACCTGAAAGGCGAGAAGCGGCGGCTGCAGTCCGACGTCGACGACCTCGACGACGAGATCCAGGCGAAACAGCAGGAGTACGCCGAACTCGAGGCCAACGCCGGCGAGAGCGGCGACTCCTCGTTCGGTCGCGCGGTCACGACGATCCTCAACTCGGGGATCGACGGCGTCCACGGCGCGGTCGCCCAGCTGGGGACCGTCGCCGGCGAGTACGCGGTCGCCTGCGAGACCGCCGCCGGCGGGCGGCTGGCGAACGTCGTCGTCGACGACGACGTCATCGGCCAGCAGTGTATCGAGCACCTCAAGTCCCGAAACGCGGGCCGGGCGACCTTCCTGCCGCTGACGGACATGAGCCAGCGCCGGCTGCCGTCGGCACCCAGCGATCCGGGGGTCGTCGGCTTCGCGTACAACCTCGTCGACTTCGACGGCGAGTACGCTGGCGTCTTCTCCTACGTCCTCGGGGACACGCTGGTCGTCGAGGACATCGAGACCGCCCGCTCGTACATGGGCGACTATCGGATGGTCACGCTCGACGGCGACCTGGTCGAGAAAAGCGGCGCGATGACCGGCGGCTCCGGCGGCGGCTCGCGCTACTCCTTTACCGGCGGGGGCGAGGGCCAACTCGAGCGCGTCGCGAAACAGATCACGGAGCTCCAGGAGGAGCGGGAATCGCTGCGGGAGGACCTTCGGGGCGTCGAGGAACGTCTCGACGACGCCCGTGACCGCAAGAGCGACGCGGCCGACGAGGTGCGATCGATCGAGGCCGAACTCGAGGGGCTCGACGACCAGCGCGAGCGCATCGAGACCGAGATCGCGGACCTGGAGGACGACCTCGAGGAGCTCCGGGCGGAACGGGAGACCGTCGACGGGCGGATGAACGAGCTCTCCGCGGAGATCGAGGCCAAGACGGCGACGGTCGAGGAGCTCGAAGCCGAGATCGCGGCGCTCGAACGCGAACTCGCGGACTCGAAGATCCCCGAACTGACCGACCAGATCGAGGCGCTCGAGGCCGAGATCGACGAACGGGAGGACCGCATTCAGGAACTCGACGGCACGCTCAACGAGTTGAGCCTCGAGAAGGAGTACGCCGAGGACGCCATCGAGGACCTCCACGACGACATCGAGACCGCCCAGAACCGCACGGCCGAACACGAGGACCGGATCGACGAGTACGAGGCGCAGATCGAGGCGAAGCGCGAGGAACTCGAGGAGAAACGCGCGGCCGTCGAAGCGCTCGAAGAAGAGCTCACCGAGTTGAAAGACGACCGCAGCGATCTCAAGGAGGAGCTCTCCGAGGCCCGGACGAAACGCGACCAGCAGCAAGACCGGGTCAACGCGGTCGAAAGCAAACTCGAGGACGCACGCGAGCGCGCGAACAGCCTCGAGTGGGAGATCGAATCCCTCGAATCGGAGGTCGGCGACTACGACCCCGACGACGTGCCCGACCACGAGACCGTCCTCGAGATGATCGACCTCCTGCAGGCGGACATGGAGGCGATGGAGCCCGTGAACATGCTCGCGATCGACGAGTACGACGAGGTCCGCAGCGACCTCGACGACCTCGAGGAGGGCAAGGAGACGC
Coding sequences within it:
- the smc gene encoding chromosome segregation protein SMC — translated: MYIKSIVLDKFKSFGRKTKIPFYEDFTVVTGPNGSGKSNIIDAVLFALGLARTRGIRAEKLTDLIYNPGHEDGGSSGGPREATVEVILDNSDGTLERSQVVNAAGSEDVGDVDEIRIRRRVKETEDNYYSYYYLNDRSVNLSDIQDLLAQAGITPEGYNVVMQGDVTEIINMTPHARREIIDEIAGVAEFDAKKEDAFGELETVQERIDEAELRIEEKRDRLDQLADERREAMRYRRLRREKDEYEGYKKASELEEKRAALESVETEVDDLADELRELQRELDEREGKVVRLQEDLEDLNAEIERKGEDEQLRIKSEIEEIKGDISRLEDKIETSEEAIEDAEAKRREAFVQIDRKQETIDDLDDEMREHKLEKASIKGEIQEREAERDDLEAEIEAVDTEFDELKAELAERKDDLEEAKTEKNDLQREQDRLLDEARRRSNNIDETAATIEERREELPEIESQRSDLERELEKAERNRQNIAEVVDDLKGEKRRLQSDVDDLDDEIQAKQQEYAELEANAGESGDSSFGRAVTTILNSGIDGVHGAVAQLGTVAGEYAVACETAAGGRLANVVVDDDVIGQQCIEHLKSRNAGRATFLPLTDMSQRRLPSAPSDPGVVGFAYNLVDFDGEYAGVFSYVLGDTLVVEDIETARSYMGDYRMVTLDGDLVEKSGAMTGGSGGGSRYSFTGGGEGQLERVAKQITELQEERESLREDLRGVEERLDDARDRKSDAADEVRSIEAELEGLDDQRERIETEIADLEDDLEELRAERETVDGRMNELSAEIEAKTATVEELEAEIAALERELADSKIPELTDQIEALEAEIDEREDRIQELDGTLNELSLEKEYAEDAIEDLHDDIETAQNRTAEHEDRIDEYEAQIEAKREELEEKRAAVEALEEELTELKDDRSDLKEELSEARTKRDQQQDRVNAVESKLEDARERANSLEWEIESLESEVGDYDPDDVPDHETVLEMIDLLQADMEAMEPVNMLAIDEYDEVRSDLDDLEEGKETLVEEADGIRDRIEQYETQKKQTFMDAYDAIAAHFTEIFEKLSEGTGTLHLENEADPFDGGLTMKAQPGDKPIQRLDAMSGGEKSLTALAFIFAIQRHNPAPFYALDEVDAFLDAVNAERIGEMVDELSDKAQFVVVSHRSAMLDRSERAIGVTMQQDNVSAVTGIDLSSGEVPADD